One Thermoanaerobacter pseudethanolicus ATCC 33223 genomic window, GCATGAGTGAAAATAGAAGAATAGACCCCAAACAGATGCCCAGACTTCGCGGGCCAGGAATGGGAGGCGGCCCCCATGGCATGGTTCGCGGTGGAGAAAAAGCGCGAGATTTTAAGGGTACAATGAAAAAATTGATAAAATATTTATCTGTTTATAAAGCTTCTATTATAAGTGTATTTGTATTAGCAGCACTTAGTGCTTCCTTCTCCATTGCGGGTCCTAAAATACTCAGTAAAGCGATAACGAAAATTTTTGAAGGCGTAATGGATAAGATAACTGGAAAAGGCAGTGGAATAGATTTTGAATATGTAGAGAAGATAATTCTAATTCTCATAGGCTTATATGGTTTAAGTGCTTTATTTGGATACCTGCAAGGATGGATAATGTCAGGTGTTTCAATGAAAGTTACCTATAGGTTTAGAAAAGAAATCTCACAAAAAATCAATCGCTTGCCTTTGAAGTATTTTGAAAGCACGAATCAAGGGGAAATATTGTCTCGTATTACAAATGACGTGGATACAATTACTCAGACTCTTAATCAAAGTTTAACTCAGATAATTACTTCTGTGACGACAGTAGTAGGCGTTTTGATTATGATGTTTACCATAAACTGGCTTATGACTTTAGTAGCACTTTTGATAATTCCTTTGTCTTCTTTGGTAATTGCCTTTATTGTCAAACATTCACAAAGGTATTTTAGAGAGCAGCAGGATTATTTAGGGCATGTAAATGGTCATGTAGAGGAAATGTATGGAGGCCATAATATAGTAAAGGCTTTTAATGGAGAGAAAAAAAGTATTGAAAAGTTTAATGTATTAAATAACTCTTTGTACGGAGCAGCTTGGAAGTCACAGTTTTTGACAGGTATTATGATGCCTCTTATGAATGTAACAGGAAACTTGGGTTATGTGGCGGTTACAGTTTTGGGTAGTTGGTTGGTAATAAAAAATGCAATAGAAGTAGGGGATATTCAGGCGTTTATACAGTATATCCGCTCTTTTACACAGCCTATTGCTCAGATCGCAAATATTTCCAATATACTACAACAAACTGCTGCTTGCGCAGAAAGAGTATTTGAATTTTTGGAGGAGGAAGAAGAAGTTCCAGATAATTCACAGCCTGTAAAAATTGAAGATATAAAAGGAAATGTGGAGTTTAGAAATGTTCGTTTTGGATATAGATCTGATAAAATGGTAATAAATAACTTTTCTGCTTCTATTAAGGCAGGACAAAAAGTTGCAATTGTTGGTCCTACTGGGGCAGGAAAGACTACTATAGTGAAACTTTTAATGCGCTTTTACGATGTGAATGAAGGAGCTATTTTAATTGACGGGCATGATATAAGAGATTTTACGAGGGAAGATTTGCGTTCACTTTTTGGCATGGTACTTCAAGATACATGGCTTTACAATGGTACTATTATGGACAATATAAGATATGGCCGTCTTGACGCTACTGAGGAGGAAGTTATAAAAGCTGCTAAGGCAGCTTATGTGGATCATTTTGTAAGGACATTGCCAGGGGGCTATAACATGGTATTAAATGAAGAGACCACAAATATTTCTCAAGGGCAAAAGCAGTTACTAACTATAGCAAGAGCTATTTTGAAAGATCCAAAAATTCTCATACTCGATGAGGCTACAAGCTCTGTAGATACCCTTACAGAAATACAAATACAAAAAGCGATGGATTACCTTATGAAAGGACGCACAAGCTTTATAATCGTTCATAGGCTTTCTACAATACGGGATGCTGACTTGATACTTGTCATGAACCATGGAGATATTGTAGAGCAGGGTACCCACGAAGAGCTTCTTAAAAAAGGCGGTTTTTATGCAAGCCTCTATAACAGCCAGTTTGAAAAAGAGGAAGAGATGGCAAGTTGATAGCATTTAATAATTATTATTGACATATGAAACAAAAAGTGATAAAGTAAAAGAGAAAATAAAATAGAGGTTATGTCCGCTGGGGGAGCCTTAACGGCTG contains:
- a CDS encoding ABC transporter ATP-binding protein codes for the protein MSENRRIDPKQMPRLRGPGMGGGPHGMVRGGEKARDFKGTMKKLIKYLSVYKASIISVFVLAALSASFSIAGPKILSKAITKIFEGVMDKITGKGSGIDFEYVEKIILILIGLYGLSALFGYLQGWIMSGVSMKVTYRFRKEISQKINRLPLKYFESTNQGEILSRITNDVDTITQTLNQSLTQIITSVTTVVGVLIMMFTINWLMTLVALLIIPLSSLVIAFIVKHSQRYFREQQDYLGHVNGHVEEMYGGHNIVKAFNGEKKSIEKFNVLNNSLYGAAWKSQFLTGIMMPLMNVTGNLGYVAVTVLGSWLVIKNAIEVGDIQAFIQYIRSFTQPIAQIANISNILQQTAACAERVFEFLEEEEEVPDNSQPVKIEDIKGNVEFRNVRFGYRSDKMVINNFSASIKAGQKVAIVGPTGAGKTTIVKLLMRFYDVNEGAILIDGHDIRDFTREDLRSLFGMVLQDTWLYNGTIMDNIRYGRLDATEEEVIKAAKAAYVDHFVRTLPGGYNMVLNEETTNISQGQKQLLTIARAILKDPKILILDEATSSVDTLTEIQIQKAMDYLMKGRTSFIIVHRLSTIRDADLILVMNHGDIVEQGTHEELLKKGGFYASLYNSQFEKEEEMAS